A stretch of the Medicago truncatula cultivar Jemalong A17 chromosome 5, MtrunA17r5.0-ANR, whole genome shotgun sequence genome encodes the following:
- the LOC11416588 gene encoding ADP-ribosylation factor 2 gives MGLTFTKLFSRLFAKKEMRILMVGLDAAGKTTILYKLKLGEIVTTIPTIGFNVETVEYKNISFTVWDVGGQDKIRPLWRHYFQNTQGLIFVVDSNDRDRVVEARDELHRMLNEDELRDAVLLVFANKQDLPNAMNAAEITDKLGLHSLRQRHWYIQSTCATSGEGLYEGLDWLSNNIANKA, from the exons ATGGGGTTAACATTCACGAAGCTGTTCAGTCGGTTATTTGCGAAGAAGGAAATGCGAATTCTGATGGTTGGTCTCGATGCAGCTGGTAAGACCACCATTCTCTACAAGCTCAAGCTTGGAGAAATTGTCACCACTATCCCTACTATCG ggTTCAATGTGGAGACTGTGGAATACAAGAACATTAGCTTCACTGTTTGGGATGTCGGAGGCCAGGACAAG ATTCGTCCCTTGTGGAGGCACTACTTCCAGAACACTCAGGGTCTTATATTTGTTGTTGACAGCAATGACAGGGATAGAGTTGTTGAGGCCAGAGATGAGCTACATAGGATGTTGAATGAG GATGAACTGAGAGATGCAGTGTTGCTTGTGTTTGCCAACAAACAAGATCTTCCCAATGCAATGAATGCAGCTGAGATTACTGACAAGCTGGGTCTCCACTCTCTCAGACAGCGCCACTG GTACATACAGAGCACTTGTGCCACCTCTGGGGAGGGTCTTTATGAAGGTCTGGACTGGCTTTCCAACAACATTGCCAATAAG GCATAA
- the LOC11415598 gene encoding uncharacterized protein isoform X4: MISSLDYSNTRKWLWNKVFPSSQHGVARLTNNAAQERHERCFCFSKSKYSKSPKLKGLKGIAEETYIQETDTDFRQEVKQHQEGTSGAFDPSSRSTGLL, from the exons ATGATCTCTAGTTTAGATTATTCAAATACGCGAAAA TGGTTGTGGAACAAAGTATTTCCATCATCTCAACACGGTGTTGCTCGGTTAACAAACAATGCTGCTCAG GAGCGACATGAGAGGTGCTTTTGTTTCTCTAAATCTAAATATTCAAAATCTCCAAAACTTAAG GGTCTTAAAGGCATTGCAGAAGAAACCTACATTCAAGAAACTGACACGGACTTTAGACAG GAAGTAAAGCAGCATCAGGAAGGCACATCTGGAGCATTTGATCCAAGCAGTAGATCTACTG GTCTATTGTGA
- the LOC11413525 gene encoding type 2 DNA topoisomerase 6 subunit B-like — protein sequence MEFSSSQKLCLHLISSAYQRCRLSEQICRLSVILTRSSSSSPSLRISISDTGIGSSLEEFQNLRVSFTNAADNWDGMLSIKTTSINDSEIHNYQINLKESGSSRITSLTSDSKNGAKFSGSEVCLSSFVNSDLLLAEIHSLLEKVLILNIPNVAIQLVSEDFDVPESRYEKVFLANTCKQLPISASSLELLKFGLGDYVLKHGNNLSIKCNSCFTSWEDLKVGVACCTENRLHTELVMEAVIVISNMSIQNTTCFREYGDKTEVLYFKDFSPCAMSQSSMKALKSIDWKRYGLHLGGIVELDGTALLEWENLPTDTHIDIVLHSYLKQMVIPTPRKMSQLERSIVKRAVKLSLDDLKANHSGDFLSSRALQIRNYAPDLAQSIAGLILSSSDLDFQRECFSLLGLQSQDVGTEIMENSIKEKIVSVIETNDKDPDKSKEIAPFLFEEDDHIHEPDVEFQESDFTYLDPDLDMF from the exons ATGGAGTTTTCCTCATCTCAGAAACTTTGCTTGCAC TTAATTTCTTCAGCATATCAGCGATGCCGATTATCGGAGCAGATTTGCAGACTCTCAGTTATTCTCACTCGCTCTTCATCTTCCAGTCCTTCTCTTCGAATTTCCA TCTCTGATACTGGCATTGGAAGCAGCTTAGAGGAATTTCAAAACTTGAGAGTTTCTTTCACAAATGCTGCTGACAATTGGG ATGGAATGCTTTCTATCAAAACCACCA GTATCAATGATAGCGAGATACATAATTATCAGATAAATCTGAAAGAAAGTGGTTCCTCCAGAATAACAAGTCTAACTTCAGACTCAAAAAATGGTGCAAAATTCAG TGGTAGTGAAGTTTGCCTCTCTTCTTTTGTTAACTCTGATCTCTTACTGGCTGAAATTCATAGCCTCCTAGAGAAG GTGCTGATTCTAAATATTCCT AATGTTGCAATTCAACTAGTATCAGAAGATTTTGATGTACCTGAATCACGATATGAAAAGGTTTTTCTTGCAAATACGTGCAAACAGTTACCAATCTCAGCATCAAGTCTTGAACTTCTTAAGTTTGGTCTCGGAGACTACGTACTTAAGCACGGAAATAACTTAAGTATCAAATGTAACTCTTGCTTCACAAGTTG GGAGGATCTCAAAGTTGGAGTGGCTTGCTGCACTGAAAACCGTCTGCACACCGAACTAGTGATGGAAGCGGTCATAGTAATAAGTAATATGTCAATTCAGAACACTACATGTTTCAGGGAATATGGTGACAAAACAGAG GTTTTGTATTTCAAGGACTTTTCACCATGTGCAATGTCTCAATCTTCTATGAAGGCATTGAAAAGTATTGACTGGAAAAGATATGGTTTGCATTTAGGGGGTATAGTAGAGCTCGATGGCACTGCATTGCTAGAATGGGAAAACTTGCCTACTGATACTCACATTGATATTGTCCTCCACTCATATCTAAAACA GATGGTGATACCCACACCAAGGAAAATGTCTCAACTTGAAAGAAGCATTGTTAAAAGAGCTGTTAAGCTTTCTCTGGATGACTTGAAGGCTAATCATTCTGGAGATTTTCTAAGTTCCCGTGCCCTCCAG ATTCGCAATTATGCCCCTGATCTCGCTCAATCAATTGCCGGACTTATCTTGTCTTCAAGTGACTTAGATTTCCAGAGAGAATGCTTTTCTCTACTTGGATTACAGTCTCAAGATGTTGGAACTGAAATAATGGAAAACAGTATCAAGGAAAAGATTGTTTCAGTTATAGAGACGAATGACAAGGATCCCGACAAATCTAAGGAAATTGCGCCTTTCCTTTTTGAGGAGGATGATCATATCCATGAACCAGATGTAGAGTTTCAAGAAAGCGATTTCACCTACTTGGACCCGGACTTGGATATGTTTTAA
- the LOC25494605 gene encoding ADP-ribosylation factor 2 has protein sequence MGLTFTKLFSRLFAKKEMRILMVGLDAAGKTTILYKLKLGEIVTTIPTIGFNVETVEYKNISFTVWDVGGQDKIRPLWRHYFQNTQGLIFVVDSNDRDRVVEARDELHRMLNEDELRDAVLLVFANKQDLPNAMNAAEITDKLGLHSLRQRHWYIQSTCATSGEGLYEGLDWLSNNIANKA, from the exons ATGGGGTTAACATTCACAAAGCTGTTCAGTCGGTTATTCGCGAAGAAGGAAATGCGAATTCTGATGGTTGGTCTCGATGCGGCTGGTAAGACCACCATCCTTTACAAGCTCAAGCTTGGAGAGATCGTCACCACCATCCCTACCATTG GGTTCAATGTTGAGACTGTGGAGTACAAGAACATTAGCTTCACCGTTTGGGATGTTGGAGGCCAAGACAAG ATTCGTCCACTGTGGAGGCACTACTTCCAGAACACTCAGGGTCTTATATTTGTCGTAGACAGCAATGACAGGGATAGAGTTGTTGAGGCCAGAGATGAGTTACATAGGATGTTGAATGAG GATGAACTGAGAGATGCAGTTTTGCTTGTGTTCGCCAACAAACAAGATCTTCCAAATGCAATGAATGCTGCCGAAATTACTGACAAGTTGGGTCTTCACTCGCTGAGACAGCGCCACTG GTACATCCAGAGCACCTGTGCAACCTCTGGGGAGGGTCTCTATGAAGGTTTGGACTGGCTTTCCAACAACATAGCCAACAAG GCTTAA
- the LOC11415598 gene encoding uncharacterized protein isoform X3, with protein sequence MISSLDYSNTRKWLWNKVFPSSQHGVARLTNNAAQQERHERCFCFSKSKYSKSPKLKGLKGIAEETYIQETDTDFRQEVKQHQEGTSGAFDPSSRSTGLL encoded by the exons ATGATCTCTAGTTTAGATTATTCAAATACGCGAAAA TGGTTGTGGAACAAAGTATTTCCATCATCTCAACACGGTGTTGCTCGGTTAACAAACAATGCTGCTCAG CAGGAGCGACATGAGAGGTGCTTTTGTTTCTCTAAATCTAAATATTCAAAATCTCCAAAACTTAAG GGTCTTAAAGGCATTGCAGAAGAAACCTACATTCAAGAAACTGACACGGACTTTAGACAG GAAGTAAAGCAGCATCAGGAAGGCACATCTGGAGCATTTGATCCAAGCAGTAGATCTACTG GTCTATTGTGA
- the LOC11415598 gene encoding uncharacterized protein isoform X2 produces the protein MRKKVGNIDDTVEFYFNLIFFSVGGVFSLFGFYVISIALARRCHTSAKWLWNKVFPSSQHGVARLTNNAAQERHERCFCFSKSKYSKSPKLKGLKGIAEETYIQETDTDFRQEVKQHQEGTSGAFDPSSRSTGLL, from the exons ATGCGAAAAAAAGTTGGCAACATCGATGACACCGTTGAATTTTACTTCAATCTCATCTTCTTCTCTGTTGGTG GTGTATTTTCCCTCTTTGGCTTCTATGTCATATCAATTGCCCTAGCAAGACGCTGCCACACTTCCGCGAAG TGGTTGTGGAACAAAGTATTTCCATCATCTCAACACGGTGTTGCTCGGTTAACAAACAATGCTGCTCAG GAGCGACATGAGAGGTGCTTTTGTTTCTCTAAATCTAAATATTCAAAATCTCCAAAACTTAAG GGTCTTAAAGGCATTGCAGAAGAAACCTACATTCAAGAAACTGACACGGACTTTAGACAG GAAGTAAAGCAGCATCAGGAAGGCACATCTGGAGCATTTGATCCAAGCAGTAGATCTACTG GTCTATTGTGA
- the LOC11415599 gene encoding phosphatidylinositol 3-kinase, root isoform produces MTGNEFRFFLSCDINLPVTFRIERLEGNLPFPNSLNSENDDGTAELYVECALHIDGAPFGLPTRTRLESTGPSYCWNELITLTAKYRDLTAQSQLTFTVWDLSHGEGLIGGATILLFNNKKQLKTGKQKLRLWAGKEADGTFPTSTPGKVPRHERGELERLEKLLNKYERGQIQRVDWLDRLTFKTMEKIKERESLKNGSAHLYVVVDFCSFEHRVVFQESGANFLLPSPIASTNDIVIVWDPEVGKINPSEHKQLKLARSLTRGVIDRDLKPSSNERKSIQRILKYPPTRTLSGDDRQLLWKFRFSLMSEKRALTKFLRCVEWSDVQEAKQALELMGKWEMIDVCDALELLSPVFESEEVRAYAVSVLERADDEELQCYLLQLVQALRFERSDKSRLSLFLVQRALSNIELASFLRWYVAVELYDPTYAKRFYCTYEILEEYMMKMGAGANGEEDGFKRWQSLVRQTELTAQLCSITRDVRNVRGNTQKKIEKLRQLLSGLLSELTYFDEPIRSPLTPDVLITGIVPSESSIFKSALHPLRLTFKTANGGTCKIIFKKGDDLRQDQLVVQMVSLMDRLLKLENLDLHLTPYKVLATGQDEGMLEFIPSRSLAQILSEHRSIISYLQNFHPDDHGPFGITANCLETFIKSCAGYSVITYILGIGDRHLDNLLLRDDGSLFHVDFGFILGRDPKPFPPPMKLCKEMVEAMGGAESQYYTRFKSYCCEAYNILRKSSNLILNLFYLMAGSNIPDIASDPEKGILKLQEKFRLDLDDEACIHFFQDLINESVSALFPQMVETIHRWAQYWR; encoded by the exons ATGACTGGAAACGAGTTTCGCTTCTTCTTGTCCTGCGATATCAATCTTCCCGTCACTTTCCGTATCGAACGCCTTGAAGGCAATTTACCCTTTCCCAATTCCCTTAATTCAG AAAATGATGATGGAACTGCAGAGTTATATGTGGAGTGTGCGTTGCACATTGATGGTGCACCGTTTGGACTTCCCACCAGAACAAG GTTGGAGTCCACGGGACCCTCGTATTGTTGGAATGAGCTCATCACGTTAACAGCTAAATATCGGGATTTGACTGCTCAGTCACAACTCACTTTCACT GTTTGGGATCTTTCTCATGGTGAAGGATTGATTGGAGGAGCCACAATTCTTCTctttaacaacaaaaagcaGCTCAAGACTGGGAAGCAAAAGCTTAGGCTTTGGGCAGGAAAAGAAGCAGATGGAACATTCCCTACTTCTACACCTGGAAAG GTCCCTAGGCATGAACGGGGGGAGTTGGAGCGTTTGGAAAAGCTTTTGAATAAGTATGAGCGAGGCCAAATTCAACGAGTGGACTGGCTAGATCGCCTCACATTCAAAACTATGGAGAAAATCAAGGAACGTGAAAGTTTGAAAAATGGAAGTGCTCATTTGTATGTGGTTGTAGACTTCTGTAGTTTTGAGCATCGAGTTGTTTTTCAG GAATCTGGTGCCAACTTTTTGTTGCCATCTCCTATAGCTTCGACCAATGATATCGTTATTGTCTGGGACCCAGAGGTGGGAAAAATTAATCCCTCTGAGCATAAACAGTTAAAGCTGGCCAGGAGTTTAACCCGTGGTGTCATAGACAGAGATCTGAAGCCAAGCTCAAATGAGAGAAA GTCCATCCAGAGAATATTGAAGTATCCACCAACAAGGACTTTGAGTGGAGATGATAGGCAACTCTTGTGGAAATTCCGTTTTTCTTTGATGTCTGAGAAGAGGGCTCTAACAAAATTTCTTCGTTGTGTTGAATGGAGTGATGTACAG GAAGCGAAACAAGCACTAGAATTGATGGGCAAGTGGGAAATGATTGACGTTTGTGATGCACTGGAACTTTTGTCTCCAGTTTTTGAAAGTGAAGAG GTCCGTGCTTATGCAGTGAGTGTTCTTGAAAGAGCTGATGATGAAGAGCTTCAATGTTACTTGCTCCAATTGGTTCAGGCTCTTCGGTTTGAGCGATCTGACAAATCTCgcctttctctttttcttgtCCAGCGTG CATTAAGCAATATTGAATTGGCAAGCTTTCTTCGCTGGTATGTGGCTGTTGAACTTTATGACCCTACATATGCAAAAAGGTTTTACTGCACATATGAAATTCTGGAGGAGTATATGATGAAG ATGGGAGCTGGTGCAAACGGAGAGGAAGATGGATTTAAACGGTGGCAGAGTTTGGTACGACAGACAGAATTAACTGCTCAGTTGTGTTCAATCACTAGAGATGTCAGGAATGTCCGAGGTAATACACAGAAGAAGATTGAAAAGCTTAGACAGCTACTTTCTGGTCTTCTTAGTGAACTTACCTATTTTGATGAG CCAATACGATCACCTCTGACACCAGATGTGCTCATCACTGGGATTGTGCCCTCAGAGTCATCAATATTTAAAAGTGCATTGCATCCTTTGCGCCTTACTTTTAAAACAGCAAATGGTGGAACctgtaaaatcatttttaagaaGGGGGATGATCTTCGCCAGGACCAGTTG GTTGTTCAAATGGTATCGTTAATGGATCGACTGCTAAAGTTAGAAAATCTAGACCTGCATTTAACTCCATACAAGGTTCTAGCAACTGGGCAAGATGAAGGCATGTTGGAATTCATTCCATCCCGTTCATTAGCACAG ATTTTATCAGAGCATCGCAGCATCATAAGCTATTTGCAGAATTTTCATCCTGATGATCATGGGCCTTTTGGAATCACAGCCAACTGTCTTGAAACGTTTATAAAAAGCTGTGCTGGCTACTCCGTTATCACATATATACTTGGTATTGGAGACAG GCACTTAGACAACCTCCTCCTAAGAGACGATGGAAGTCTTTTCCatgttgattttggttttaTTCTTGGGCGAGATCCTAAGCCATTTCCGCCACCAATGAAGCTTTGCAAGGAAATGGTTGAGGCTATGGGTGGAGCTGAAAG CCAATATTATACAAGATTCAAGTCCTATTGTTGTGAAGCATACAACATTCTTCGGAAATCCAGTAACCTAATTTTAAATCTATTTTACTTAATGGCGGGTTCCAATATTCCGGACATAGCTTCTGATCCTGAAAAAGGGATTCTTAAA CTCCAGGAAAAGTTTCGGTTGGACTTGGATGATGAAGCCTGTATACATTTCTTCCAGGATCTTATCAACGAGAGCGTGAGTGCATTGTTCCCTCAGATGGTTGAGACCATTCATCGTTGGGCTCAATATTGGAGATAA
- the LOC11415598 gene encoding uncharacterized protein isoform X1 yields the protein MRKKVGNIDDTVEFYFNLIFFSVGGVFSLFGFYVISIALARRCHTSAKWLWNKVFPSSQHGVARLTNNAAQQERHERCFCFSKSKYSKSPKLKGLKGIAEETYIQETDTDFRQEVKQHQEGTSGAFDPSSRSTGLL from the exons ATGCGAAAAAAAGTTGGCAACATCGATGACACCGTTGAATTTTACTTCAATCTCATCTTCTTCTCTGTTGGTG GTGTATTTTCCCTCTTTGGCTTCTATGTCATATCAATTGCCCTAGCAAGACGCTGCCACACTTCCGCGAAG TGGTTGTGGAACAAAGTATTTCCATCATCTCAACACGGTGTTGCTCGGTTAACAAACAATGCTGCTCAG CAGGAGCGACATGAGAGGTGCTTTTGTTTCTCTAAATCTAAATATTCAAAATCTCCAAAACTTAAG GGTCTTAAAGGCATTGCAGAAGAAACCTACATTCAAGAAACTGACACGGACTTTAGACAG GAAGTAAAGCAGCATCAGGAAGGCACATCTGGAGCATTTGATCCAAGCAGTAGATCTACTG GTCTATTGTGA